In Bradyrhizobium manausense, the sequence GCAAATTTGAGCTTTCCAGCCGGCTTCAAGGTGTGGGCGTCGAAGGTGTGGATCTCGGTGACGCCGCCGATATCGAGCGTGACCACCAGCCGGTCGCCGGCGACGCCGGTGGAGACGATTTTGGCGCCCTTCGGGAGGGTGGCGGTGACGTCGCTCAACGGACCAGCCGCCCTTCCCTCCGACTTGAAAAGGCGGTAGCCCACCGCGATCAGGACGGCGCAGACGGCCAGCGCCGTGGTCAACCCCGCGATCAGCATCATCCGCCGCACCCGCGCGAACAGCGCGGCCTGCTCGGGGGTCTGTTCGGGAACAGCAGTGTCAGACGTCGTCATGGAAAGCCCAGGTTCAGCGCAAAGGTTGGAAGTCGTGGTCGAAGGCGACGAGGGCTCGGCCCGGCTCGACCGCGTGCTGGCAGCACGCCTGCCGGACCTGTCGCGATCAAGGCTCAAGGCCCTGATTCTGGCAGGCGCGGTGAGCCTCAAGGCGGCTGAGATCCGCGACCCCGCTTACCACGTCGCCTCAGGCGACACGATCATAATCGACGTGCCGGAGGCCGTCCCGCCCGAGCCCAAGGGCGAAAATATCGCACTGGATATCGTGTTCGAGGACGACGACATCATCGTCATCAACAAGCCCAAGGGCCTCGTGGTGCATCCCGCGGCCGGACACGAGACCGGCACCCTGGTGAACGCGCTGATCGCCCATTGCGGCACTTCGCTGTCGGGCATCGGCGGGGTGCGCCGGCCCGGCATCGTGCACCGGCTCGACAAGGACACCACCGGGCTGATGGTGGTCGCCAAGAACGATCTCGCGCACGCCTCGCTCACCGCTCAATTCGCCGATCACGGCCGCACCGGGCCGATGCGGCGCGGCTATATGGCGTTCGCCTGGGGACTGCCCGGCCGGCATCGCGGCACGGTCGATGCGCCGATCGACCGCCATCCACATGCGCGGGAGAAGATGGCGGTCCGCCAGGGCGGCCGCGAGGCGGTGACGCATTGGGAGCTTTTGGAGAGTTTTAATGGGCGCGACGGCAAGCCGGTGGCGGCGCTGCTCGCGTGCGAGCTCGAGACCGGGCGTACCCACCAGATCCGCGTCCACCTCTCCCATATCGGCCATCCTCTGATGGGCGACGCGGTCTATGGCCCGCATTTCAAGACCAAGGCGAACCAGCTCGGGCCCGACTCGCAGGCCGCTTTGACGGCGCTCGGACGGCAGGCCTTGCATGCTTATCTGCTGGTACTCGAGCACCCCAGGACCGGAGAACTTCTTCACTGGGAGGCGGGTCTGCCGGAGGATTTGCTTCTCCTGGAGAGCGCCCTGAAAGCGGCGCTATGACGCAGGGGCTTTGAGAAAAGCCTTACCTTACAAAAAGTTATAGCTGCCACACGGGGACGTGACGTCAGCAATCCTTCCCTTTTTGACCCCCCATGGGGTATATTGCGCCTGCGTTGGAAATGACCAACGGAACATCGCAGCCCGGCCGGCTTTGACAAAGCGGTCGTCTGCCTGGCCCGCCGCTATCGGGGGCCTGAACCTTTGGAGGGCTTATCAATGGCCCGTACCGCTGCTTTGCCGGTCCTCAATGGAGAATCCGGCCTCTCCCGCTACCTCGGCGAAATCCGCAAGTTCCCGATGCTGGAACCCCAGCAGGAATACATGCTCGCCAAGCGTTGGCGCGAACACGATGATCGCGACGCTGCACACCAACTCGTCACCAGCCATCTCCGGCTCGTGGCCAAGATCGCCATGGGCTATCGCGGCTACGGCTTGCCGATCTCCGAGGTCGTCTCGGAAGGCAATGTCGGCCTGATGCAGGCGGTGAAGCGTTTCGAGCCCGAGAAGGGCTTCCGTCTCGCCACCTACGCGATGTGGTGGATCAAGGCGTCGATTCAAGAGTACATCCTGCGTTCCTGGTCGCTCGTGAAGATGGGCACCACCGCGAACCAGAAGAAGCTGTTCTTCAACCTGCGCAAGGCGAAGAGCAAGATCAACGCGCTGGACGAAGGCGATCTCCGCCCCGACCAGGTGAAGATCATTGCCAAGCGCCTCGGCGTCACGGCCCAGGACGTGATCGACATGAACCGCCGCCTCGGTGGCGACGCGTCGCTCAACGCACCGATCCGCGACGACGGCGAGGCCGGCGAATGGCAGGATTGGCTGGTCGACAATTCGCCCAACCAGGAAGCCATGCTGGCCGAGCACGAGGAATATGATCACCGCCGCGACGCCCTCACGGGCGCCATGGGTGTGCTCAACCCGCGCGAACGCCGCATCTTCGAGGCCCGTCGCCTCGCCGATGAGCCGATGACGCTGGAAGACCTTGCCGCCGAGTTCGGCGTGTCGCGCGAGCGCGTCCGCCAGATCGAGGTCCGCGCCTTCGAGAAGGTGCAGTCCGCGGTCAAGGGCACGATTGCAAGGGCCGAACAGGCCGCGCTGGAAGCCGCGCACTGAGCCAAGGGCTTTCGCGGCCCGCGAATTGGCGGATCGACAAGAGACGAAAAGCCGGCGGCAACGCCGGCTTTTTTGTGTGAGCTGAAGCATGGTCGCGCGTGGCGTCGGCAGGCATCTTGAACGCAGGTGAAGGGTCAGCCGACAAACGATATCGGACTACCAGGGAACGGACGCGCGCCGTGTCGATCATCCTGCAATCCACCGTCGGCGGCTTCTCCGCCCAGTTCATGCGCAAGCTGCCGCTGGTCGAGCAGGCCATGCGGGATCACGGGCTCGATCCCACGGAGTTCGTCATCTCCAAGGACTATGCCTCGAC encodes:
- a CDS encoding RluA family pseudouridine synthase — translated: MESPGSAQRLEVVVEGDEGSARLDRVLAARLPDLSRSRLKALILAGAVSLKAAEIRDPAYHVASGDTIIIDVPEAVPPEPKGENIALDIVFEDDDIIVINKPKGLVVHPAAGHETGTLVNALIAHCGTSLSGIGGVRRPGIVHRLDKDTTGLMVVAKNDLAHASLTAQFADHGRTGPMRRGYMAFAWGLPGRHRGTVDAPIDRHPHAREKMAVRQGGREAVTHWELLESFNGRDGKPVAALLACELETGRTHQIRVHLSHIGHPLMGDAVYGPHFKTKANQLGPDSQAALTALGRQALHAYLLVLEHPRTGELLHWEAGLPEDLLLLESALKAAL
- the rpoH gene encoding RNA polymerase sigma factor RpoH, producing MARTAALPVLNGESGLSRYLGEIRKFPMLEPQQEYMLAKRWREHDDRDAAHQLVTSHLRLVAKIAMGYRGYGLPISEVVSEGNVGLMQAVKRFEPEKGFRLATYAMWWIKASIQEYILRSWSLVKMGTTANQKKLFFNLRKAKSKINALDEGDLRPDQVKIIAKRLGVTAQDVIDMNRRLGGDASLNAPIRDDGEAGEWQDWLVDNSPNQEAMLAEHEEYDHRRDALTGAMGVLNPRERRIFEARRLADEPMTLEDLAAEFGVSRERVRQIEVRAFEKVQSAVKGTIARAEQAALEAAH